From the genome of Bradyrhizobium sp. SZCCHNS1050, one region includes:
- a CDS encoding IS3 family transposase (programmed frameshift) encodes MKRKRFTEEQIIAVLKEHEAGAKTADLARKHGISEATFYNWKAKFGGMDVSEAKRLKALEDENAKLKKLLAEQMLDAAALRELLSKKLVRPAAKRAAAAHLQAKLGLSERRACSIVGADRTMVRYRSRRPPDTALRGRLRELASERRRFGYRRLFILLRREGEPSGINRVHRLYREEGLTVRKRRSRRKACGVRVPILVDARPNARWSLDFVSDQFVGGRRFRILNIVDDVTKECLGAIADTSLSGRRVARELTSIIARRGKPGSIVSDNGTEFTSNAMLAWCRDNAIDWHFIAPGKPIQNAFVESFNGRMRDEFLNETLFFGLDDTRRRLAAWVADYNNARPHSSLRYQTPAAFAANLTATGDRLRNPDQLRQSPVAPPAPLGVQPTRTLNAAG; translated from the exons ATGAAGCGAAAGCGGTTCACGGAAGAGCAGATCATCGCGGTTTTGAAGGAGCACGAGGCCGGTGCGAAGACGGCCGATCTGGCTCGGAAGCACGGGATTTCGGAAGCGACGTTCTACAATTGGAAGGCTAAATTCGGCGGCATGGACGTCTCCGAAGCCAAGCGGCTGAAGGCGCTCGAGGACGAGAATGCCAAGCTGAAGAAGCTGCTGGCCGAGCAGATGCTCGATGCGGCCGCGCTGCGGGAGCTGCTCTCAAAAAAAT TGGTAAGGCCTGCCGCCAAGCGCGCCGCGGCGGCGCACCTGCAGGCCAAGCTGGGCCTGTCGGAACGGCGGGCCTGTTCGATCGTCGGAGCGGACCGGACGATGGTCCGCTACCGGTCCCGCCGGCCCCCCGACACCGCGCTTCGGGGCCGCTTGCGCGAGCTCGCCAGCGAGCGGCGGCGCTTCGGCTATCGACGGCTGTTCATTCTGTTGCGGCGGGAGGGCGAGCCGTCCGGGATCAACCGCGTCCATCGACTTTACCGGGAGGAAGGGCTCACGGTGCGCAAGCGCCGCAGCCGCCGCAAGGCCTGCGGCGTCCGCGTGCCAATCCTGGTCGATGCGAGGCCGAATGCGCGCTGGTCGCTGGACTTCGTGTCCGATCAGTTCGTAGGCGGGCGGCGCTTCCGCATCCTCAACATCGTTGACGACGTCACCAAGGAGTGCCTGGGCGCGATTGCCGACACTTCGCTCTCGGGGCGGCGGGTGGCGCGGGAGCTGACCTCGATCATCGCCCGGCGCGGCAAGCCGGGCTCGATCGTCTCGGACAACGGCACCGAGTTTACCAGCAACGCGATGCTGGCCTGGTGCAGGGACAACGCGATCGACTGGCACTTCATCGCACCGGGCAAGCCGATCCAGAACGCCTTCGTCGAGAGCTTCAACGGCCGGATGCGCGACGAGTTCTTGAATGAAACGCTGTTCTTCGGTCTCGATGATACCAGGCGCAGGCTCGCCGCCTGGGTTGCCGACTACAACAACGCGCGGCCGCATTCCTCGCTGAGATACCAGACCCCTGCGGCCTTTGCCGCCAACCTCACCGCAACGGGCGATCGGCTGCGCAACCCCGACCAGCTCCGCCAATCGCCCGTTGCTCCACCCGCGCCACTCGGCGTACAACCCACCCGGACTCTAAACGCTGCTGGATGA
- a CDS encoding rubredoxin → MLCGLVYNERDGWPDDGIPPGTRWQDVSEDWICPDCGAGKSDFAMVEV, encoded by the coding sequence GTGCTCTGCGGACTCGTCTACAATGAACGCGACGGATGGCCCGACGACGGCATTCCACCCGGCACGCGTTGGCAGGACGTGTCCGAAGACTGGATCTGCCCCGACTGTGGTGCAGGCAAGAGCGACTTCGCGATGGTCGAGGTCTGA
- a CDS encoding MmgE/PrpD family protein yields the protein MHTDRRTLLQAAAALPLSAVGATTAFAQAQAPAAPAAAPPKEVTRTLARYIVSAGYDVLPVKVGKEGVRTLLNWVGVAIGGSRHETVDIAVAALAPFSGPQQASLFGRRERFDIMNAAFINGVSSHIFDFDDTHLKTIIHPAGPVVSAIIALSEMQPVSGKEFLNALVLGVETECRIGNAVYPNHYDVGWHITGTAGVFGAAAAAGKLLKLNEQQMTWALGLAASQPVGLRESFGSMNKSFNPGRAASNGIFAALLASKNFTSSDGMIEAKRGWANTISTKQDYGEIVGDLGKRYEAALNTYKPFACGIVLHPAIDAAIQLRNENRLTADQIDHVDLKVNPLVLELTGKKTPQQGLEGKFSIYHAVAVAIVEGAGGEKQFSDRAVTDPTVLSLRSKVIPVITPEIKPEQVEMMIVLKDGRKLSRRIEHAVGSVEVPMTDQQLEAKFSDLADGIVPAASIRRIMDACWNVEGLSNAADIAKMSASA from the coding sequence ATGCACACTGATCGCAGGACCCTGCTTCAGGCCGCCGCCGCTCTTCCCTTGTCCGCGGTCGGCGCGACTACGGCATTTGCACAGGCTCAGGCACCGGCGGCGCCCGCCGCGGCGCCGCCCAAGGAGGTCACGCGTACGCTTGCGCGGTACATCGTCTCGGCGGGATATGATGTTCTGCCGGTCAAGGTCGGCAAGGAAGGCGTGAGGACGCTGCTGAACTGGGTCGGCGTCGCGATCGGCGGGTCGCGACACGAAACGGTCGATATCGCGGTCGCGGCGTTGGCGCCGTTCTCCGGCCCGCAGCAGGCGTCGCTGTTCGGCCGGCGCGAGCGGTTCGACATCATGAACGCCGCCTTCATCAACGGCGTGTCCAGCCACATCTTCGATTTCGACGACACCCATCTGAAGACGATCATCCATCCGGCCGGCCCGGTGGTTTCGGCGATCATTGCGCTCTCGGAAATGCAGCCGGTCTCCGGAAAGGAGTTCTTGAATGCGCTCGTCCTCGGTGTCGAGACCGAGTGCAGGATCGGCAACGCCGTCTATCCGAACCACTACGATGTCGGCTGGCACATCACCGGGACTGCCGGGGTGTTCGGTGCGGCTGCGGCTGCCGGCAAGCTGTTGAAGCTCAACGAGCAGCAGATGACCTGGGCGCTGGGCCTCGCCGCGTCGCAGCCGGTCGGCCTGCGCGAATCGTTCGGGTCCATGAACAAGAGCTTCAACCCCGGCCGTGCGGCGTCAAACGGCATATTTGCCGCCCTTCTGGCGTCGAAGAATTTCACGTCGTCGGACGGGATGATCGAGGCGAAGCGCGGCTGGGCCAACACGATCAGCACGAAGCAGGACTATGGCGAGATCGTCGGCGATCTCGGCAAGCGTTACGAAGCCGCCCTCAACACCTACAAGCCGTTCGCCTGCGGCATCGTTCTGCATCCGGCGATCGACGCTGCGATTCAGCTGCGCAACGAGAACAGGCTGACGGCCGACCAGATCGACCATGTCGATCTCAAGGTCAACCCGCTCGTGCTCGAGCTGACCGGCAAAAAGACGCCGCAGCAGGGGCTCGAGGGCAAGTTCAGCATCTATCACGCGGTGGCCGTGGCGATCGTGGAAGGCGCGGGCGGAGAGAAGCAGTTCAGCGATCGCGCGGTAACCGATCCGACGGTGCTGTCGCTGCGTAGCAAGGTCATTCCGGTCATCACGCCCGAGATCAAGCCGGAGCAGGTCGAGATGATGATCGTGCTGAAGGATGGGCGGAAGCTCAGCCGCCGCATCGAGCACGCCGTCGGCAGCGTTGAAGTGCCGATGACCGACCAGCAGCTCGAGGCGAAGTTTTCCGATCTTGCCGACGGCATCGTTCCTGCGGCGTCGATCCGGCGGATCATGGACGCCTGCTGGAATGTCGAGGGTCTGTCGAATGCTGCCGATATCGCGAAGATGTCGGCGTCGGCGTGA
- a CDS encoding cation:dicarboxylate symporter family transporter: MTITTTPLSEALPTQAAAPRAGSLWREPYVLIVAGAVLGALVGALFPAAALEFKPLADGFISLIKVTIAPLVFLVVVTGIAQVGDMKAVGRIGLKAFLYFEIVTTLCLLFSFIVVRWVQPGAGVAHATPQQAEAVARYAQTHVGSLSAYIQHMIPESFFGAFASGDVLQVLVLALLCGIGLLMLGEKALPLRLGMERLTELVFSVVHVVVMLAPIGAFGAMAFTVGKFGAATLYALALLVGTAWAMMAFFIFVVLGMICRLVGIRLMDLLRLLRPELLVVLGTSSSETAIPGMMEKLPRAGVGRAVTGLVIPSGYSFNLDGVALTLPLSTIFVAQVYGIELSTAQQLSLFVVMLFTSKGAAGVTGGAFAALAATVVAAGLPVEGLALLLGIDRFMSLARAITNTIGNAVAAIVVAKWDGEFDRDDWGRVVQMKAAK; encoded by the coding sequence TTGACGATCACAACGACTCCTTTGTCCGAAGCGCTCCCGACGCAGGCTGCTGCGCCCCGTGCCGGCTCGCTTTGGCGGGAGCCTTATGTCCTGATCGTGGCGGGCGCCGTGCTGGGCGCACTCGTCGGCGCGCTGTTTCCGGCTGCAGCGCTCGAATTCAAGCCGCTCGCCGACGGCTTCATCTCGCTCATCAAGGTCACGATTGCGCCGCTGGTGTTCCTGGTCGTGGTGACCGGCATCGCGCAGGTCGGCGACATGAAGGCGGTCGGGCGCATCGGACTCAAGGCCTTCCTGTATTTCGAAATCGTCACGACGCTCTGCCTGCTGTTCAGCTTCATCGTGGTGCGATGGGTCCAGCCCGGCGCGGGTGTGGCGCACGCCACCCCGCAACAGGCCGAAGCCGTGGCCCGCTATGCGCAGACCCATGTCGGCTCGTTGTCGGCCTATATCCAGCACATGATCCCCGAAAGCTTCTTCGGCGCCTTTGCCAGCGGCGACGTGCTTCAGGTTCTCGTGCTCGCGCTGCTGTGCGGCATTGGCCTCCTGATGCTCGGCGAAAAGGCGCTGCCGTTGCGCTTGGGCATGGAGCGGTTGACCGAGCTCGTGTTCAGCGTGGTCCATGTCGTCGTCATGCTGGCGCCGATCGGGGCCTTCGGCGCCATGGCTTTCACGGTCGGCAAATTCGGCGCCGCCACATTGTACGCCCTCGCGCTCCTGGTCGGGACGGCCTGGGCGATGATGGCGTTCTTCATCTTCGTCGTCCTGGGAATGATCTGCCGTCTGGTCGGCATCCGGCTGATGGACCTGCTCCGGCTGTTGCGCCCCGAGCTTCTCGTCGTGCTCGGAACGTCGTCGTCGGAGACGGCGATTCCCGGAATGATGGAGAAGCTGCCAAGGGCGGGGGTGGGACGCGCCGTGACCGGTCTCGTCATTCCGTCCGGCTATTCCTTCAATCTCGACGGCGTGGCGCTGACATTGCCGCTGAGCACGATCTTCGTGGCGCAGGTCTACGGCATCGAGCTGAGCACGGCGCAGCAGTTGAGCCTGTTTGTCGTGATGCTGTTCACCAGCAAGGGCGCAGCCGGTGTCACGGGCGGGGCGTTCGCCGCGCTGGCGGCGACCGTCGTTGCGGCCGGGCTGCCTGTCGAAGGCCTCGCGCTATTGCTCGGAATCGACCGCTTCATGTCGCTGGCGCGCGCGATCACCAACACCATCGGCAACGCAGTGGCCGCGATCGTGGTGGCGAAATGGGATGGTGAATTCGACCGCGACGATTGGGGGCGGGTCGTCCAGATGAAAGCAGCGAAGTAG
- a CDS encoding AraC family ligand binding domain-containing protein produces the protein MTVRKFAPTDATFERSPGQDGDVFAGNVVDQRQGAPITIGYGRYAPNQRLVERLAVDDVMIVIEGRLSVSTAGGTETAGPGEIIHMPKGEHVTIQSHDEGALTAYVTYPHWQEAQA, from the coding sequence ATGACGGTCCGCAAATTTGCTCCGACCGACGCAACATTCGAACGCTCGCCCGGACAGGATGGCGACGTGTTCGCAGGCAATGTCGTCGACCAACGCCAGGGTGCGCCGATCACGATCGGCTACGGGCGTTACGCGCCCAATCAACGTCTTGTCGAGAGGCTCGCGGTGGACGACGTCATGATCGTGATCGAGGGACGACTATCGGTCTCGACCGCAGGTGGCACCGAAACCGCCGGGCCGGGCGAGATCATCCATATGCCGAAAGGCGAGCATGTCACGATCCAATCGCACGACGAGGGAGCGCTGACTGCCTACGTCACCTATCCGCATTGGCAGGAGGCACAGGCCTGA
- a CDS encoding LysR family transcriptional regulator gives MDLSWIEDFLAIAEDGGFSRAALRRHVTQPALSRRIKSLEAWLGAPLFERSTHVVKLTPAGESFRPVAEDVIRRLSNGREEALEAARLKAETVQFVATHALSQTFFPDWIRRVDRARSGSAVQLVASNFAGCEKLLLEAHAHFMLAHYHPSLASRLNNDRFQRIDLADDVLVPISATGYKAVTRSGRRRQSMPRFALPGSADKPLPYLAYHPGSGVGRIVTAFLATKQPSAMLLPSFSAPVMLLINMAREGRGITWAPRSLVELDLQSGRLVRAGPKDWDIKISICLIRARARMIHAAESLWSTARKLAAT, from the coding sequence ATGGACCTGAGCTGGATCGAGGATTTCCTCGCTATTGCGGAGGACGGCGGCTTCTCCCGCGCAGCGCTGCGCCGGCACGTGACGCAGCCGGCCTTGAGCCGGCGGATCAAGTCGCTGGAAGCGTGGCTTGGAGCGCCTCTGTTCGAGCGCAGCACCCATGTCGTGAAGCTGACGCCGGCGGGGGAGAGTTTTCGCCCGGTGGCGGAGGACGTCATTCGCAGGCTGTCAAACGGCCGCGAGGAGGCCCTGGAAGCGGCGCGCCTCAAGGCCGAGACCGTTCAATTCGTCGCCACCCACGCACTGTCGCAGACGTTCTTTCCGGACTGGATCCGCCGGGTCGACCGCGCGCGATCCGGATCCGCCGTTCAGCTCGTGGCGTCGAACTTCGCCGGGTGTGAGAAGCTCCTGCTCGAGGCCCATGCCCATTTCATGCTGGCGCATTACCATCCATCGCTCGCCAGCCGTCTGAATAACGATCGCTTTCAGCGCATCGATCTCGCCGACGACGTCCTGGTCCCGATCAGCGCGACCGGTTACAAGGCCGTCACGCGCAGCGGTCGCCGGCGGCAATCGATGCCGCGGTTTGCGCTGCCTGGCTCTGCGGACAAGCCGCTGCCCTATCTCGCCTATCATCCGGGTTCCGGCGTGGGCCGCATCGTGACCGCCTTCCTCGCGACGAAGCAGCCGAGCGCCATGCTGCTCCCCAGCTTCTCAGCACCGGTGATGCTGCTCATCAACATGGCCCGAGAAGGCCGCGGGATCACCTGGGCTCCACGCAGCCTGGTCGAGCTCGATCTCCAGAGCGGCCGATTGGTGAGAGCCGGCCCGAAGGACTGGGACATCAAGATCAGCATATGCCTCATCCGCGCGCGGGCGCGGATGATCCATGCCGCTGAGAGTCTTTGGAGCACGGCAAGGAAGTTGGCAGCGACTTAG
- a CDS encoding ATP-dependent nuclease, producing the protein MDVRQSDIEGLEEKVKKLSYEKYLPSLRLSNVRSFINQTINFDFPVTAIIGTNGGGKSTILGAAALAYKDVKPGDFFPKSNIGDTSMANWRIDYDILDRKINKAGTIPRNARFVSAKWRRENVLERDVVVIPIQRTVPANEQTRFRQFVGITQNTEVVKSPIDAAVIGYVSRILGKDAKNYGRVSLKSDSSKSILVGMHQENDYSQFHFGAGEASIIEMVSRIEGADDNSLILIEEIENGLHPLATRKMVEYLFDVAKRKKAQIIFTTHSEYALAVLPPKAIWACIDGVAYQGKLTIESLRALTGTVSKGAAIFVEDDFAKDLVEEMLRQYALDVFDQVQVHKAGGYPYVVEVLKHHNANPTITAPAVAVIDGDNPPLTEANDDIVVLPDGMPESIVFGFICDNADAMSAFIQQRCQCPTVKQDAIVAAIKSVKIDTTDAHLYFAKLGERLGFISEIIVRRGLNSIYVENNRAILEPKVNSIRTRLKLEGSPGITG; encoded by the coding sequence ATGGACGTACGTCAAAGTGATATTGAGGGGCTCGAAGAAAAAGTAAAGAAGCTTTCTTACGAAAAGTACTTGCCGAGTCTTCGACTCTCGAATGTTCGAAGCTTTATAAATCAAACTATCAATTTCGATTTTCCGGTGACTGCGATCATTGGTACAAATGGTGGCGGAAAGTCTACTATTCTGGGGGCCGCCGCGCTTGCATATAAGGACGTTAAGCCCGGTGATTTCTTTCCGAAGTCGAACATCGGTGACACCAGTATGGCTAACTGGCGCATTGATTATGATATTTTGGACAGGAAGATAAACAAGGCCGGTACTATCCCGAGGAATGCCCGGTTTGTATCCGCAAAGTGGCGTCGCGAGAATGTTCTTGAGCGGGACGTCGTTGTTATACCGATCCAGCGCACGGTTCCTGCTAATGAACAAACAAGATTTAGGCAGTTTGTCGGTATCACGCAAAATACTGAGGTTGTTAAGTCGCCAATCGACGCAGCCGTAATCGGTTATGTTAGTCGTATCCTCGGGAAGGACGCCAAAAACTACGGGCGAGTATCCCTCAAATCAGATTCGTCCAAAAGTATCCTCGTTGGCATGCATCAAGAAAATGACTACTCGCAGTTTCATTTTGGTGCGGGTGAGGCGTCAATTATCGAGATGGTCTCACGTATCGAAGGTGCAGACGATAATTCGCTCATTCTGATCGAGGAGATAGAGAACGGACTTCATCCATTGGCGACACGTAAGATGGTTGAGTACTTGTTTGATGTTGCGAAGAGAAAAAAAGCTCAGATCATTTTTACTACGCACTCCGAATACGCCCTTGCAGTGTTGCCGCCGAAGGCAATTTGGGCGTGTATCGATGGGGTGGCGTATCAAGGAAAGCTTACTATTGAGAGCCTTCGTGCGCTGACCGGTACAGTTTCAAAGGGGGCTGCAATCTTCGTCGAGGACGACTTCGCTAAAGACTTAGTAGAGGAAATGTTGCGGCAGTATGCTCTCGATGTCTTCGACCAAGTGCAAGTACATAAAGCTGGTGGATATCCCTATGTTGTCGAAGTATTAAAGCACCATAACGCAAATCCCACGATCACCGCGCCGGCAGTCGCGGTCATCGACGGTGATAACCCGCCTCTCACCGAGGCGAACGACGATATCGTCGTTTTGCCTGACGGAATGCCGGAGTCGATAGTATTCGGCTTCATTTGCGACAATGCCGATGCGATGTCGGCATTTATACAGCAGCGATGTCAATGTCCGACAGTTAAGCAAGACGCAATCGTGGCGGCGATCAAATCTGTCAAAATTGACACTACGGATGCTCATCTTTACTTTGCGAAGTTAGGAGAGAGGCTCGGATTCATATCAGAGATAATCGTTCGTAGGGGGCTGAATTCAATTTATGTGGAGAATAATCGCGCCATTCTTGAGCCGAAGGTAAATTCGATCAGGACGCGTTTGAAGCTTGAAGGATCGCCCGGAATTACGGGGTAA
- a CDS encoding FMN-binding negative transcriptional regulator yields the protein MYVPSHFDEARSEMLCDLIEKNPLGILITHGKSGLDANHIPFELNRAQGQWGTLHCHVARANPVWRDLDTGAEVLVVFRASDAYISPQWYPSKQDFHKQVPSWNYLVAHAYGRVTIHDDERYVRGNVARLTRKHEASQPVPWKMTDGPKDYIDTMLKAIVGLEIAITNLVGKSKLSQNKEVRDIRSAGEALKERGEHLIGDAMLAAAAVKASQE from the coding sequence ATGTACGTTCCCTCGCACTTCGACGAAGCCCGTTCTGAGATGCTCTGCGATCTGATCGAAAAGAATCCGCTTGGCATTTTGATCACGCACGGCAAGAGCGGCTTGGACGCCAATCATATTCCGTTCGAGCTGAACAGAGCGCAGGGGCAGTGGGGAACGTTGCACTGCCACGTGGCGCGCGCGAACCCGGTGTGGCGGGATCTGGACACTGGCGCTGAGGTGCTCGTGGTGTTCCGCGCGTCTGACGCCTATATCTCCCCTCAATGGTACCCGAGCAAGCAGGATTTCCACAAGCAGGTGCCGAGCTGGAACTATCTCGTCGCGCATGCGTACGGGCGCGTGACCATTCACGACGACGAACGCTACGTGCGTGGCAATGTCGCCCGTTTGACACGGAAGCATGAGGCGTCTCAACCGGTCCCTTGGAAGATGACTGACGGTCCGAAGGACTATATCGACACGATGCTCAAGGCGATCGTCGGGCTGGAGATCGCAATCACGAACCTGGTCGGAAAATCCAAGCTGAGCCAGAACAAGGAGGTGCGGGACATCCGCTCCGCAGGCGAGGCCTTGAAAGAACGAGGCGAGCATCTCATCGGAGACGCCATGCTGGCGGCCGCAGCCGTCAAGGCAAGCCAGGAGTAG
- a CDS encoding PLP-dependent aminotransferase family protein codes for MARRRTIIAIPSLGSLDRTAGRVGYQLTQALREAISKGILKPGERLPSTRALANSLQLARGTVIEAFHQLHAEGYLEARARGGTIVANVNADTDLMTRAPALIERADPSPLLPEKVARLAEVARTLRPQDPAPFAIAHPAGAVAPGDQWRRLGNRVRALRAAAPSGYIDPKGLPDLRIAIAEYVRKARGVKCEPDQVIVTAGTQQGLFISATVLLSDGDAVWAEDPAYPGIIAVLENFNVRTFRIPVDDQGIDVQDGLVQCPNARVAFVTPSHQYPLGMPMSMARRTALLSWARQNNAWIVEDDYDSELRYAGHPFPSLQGLDPARVVYLGTMSKVLFSSMRIGYAIVPPPLVDAFAGARALIDRHSPAVDQHVLAKYMREGHFEAHIRRIRGAYAERRAALISALVKDLPSWATLQPSDQGMHLLLWLPPGLDDVTIAEQAHKAGLVVRPISPMYHATPPRGGLMLGFGGFSIAELQSAVVRLRGVLDACVAATGTARPSKPAPLKAVRS; via the coding sequence ATGGCACGACGCCGAACCATCATCGCAATTCCCTCGCTGGGCTCGCTCGACCGGACTGCCGGCCGCGTTGGATACCAACTGACTCAAGCGCTTCGCGAGGCGATATCGAAGGGGATCTTGAAGCCTGGCGAGCGACTGCCATCCACTCGCGCCCTTGCCAATTCATTGCAGCTCGCGAGAGGAACCGTCATCGAGGCGTTTCATCAGCTCCATGCAGAAGGCTACCTCGAGGCCCGGGCCCGAGGCGGCACGATCGTCGCGAACGTCAATGCCGACACCGATTTGATGACCCGCGCTCCGGCGTTGATCGAACGCGCAGACCCCAGTCCTCTGTTGCCGGAGAAAGTCGCCCGTCTTGCTGAGGTCGCGCGGACTCTCCGGCCTCAAGACCCGGCGCCGTTTGCGATCGCTCATCCCGCGGGTGCAGTTGCCCCCGGCGACCAATGGCGACGGCTTGGCAATCGTGTCCGGGCTCTGCGGGCAGCCGCCCCGTCGGGCTACATTGATCCGAAAGGATTACCCGATTTGCGGATCGCAATTGCCGAATATGTACGGAAGGCTCGGGGCGTGAAATGCGAGCCCGATCAGGTCATCGTTACGGCGGGCACGCAACAGGGGCTTTTCATATCGGCGACCGTCCTTCTCTCTGACGGCGATGCCGTGTGGGCCGAAGACCCGGCCTACCCCGGCATCATCGCCGTGCTCGAAAACTTCAATGTCCGGACTTTCCGGATTCCCGTGGATGATCAGGGCATCGACGTCCAAGACGGTCTCGTCCAGTGCCCGAACGCCCGGGTCGCTTTCGTCACACCTTCGCATCAGTATCCGTTGGGCATGCCCATGAGCATGGCGAGACGCACCGCGTTGCTGTCGTGGGCGCGGCAGAACAATGCCTGGATCGTCGAAGACGACTACGACAGCGAACTTCGCTACGCCGGACATCCATTTCCATCGTTGCAGGGACTCGATCCCGCGCGCGTCGTTTACCTTGGGACGATGAGTAAGGTCCTGTTCTCCTCGATGAGGATCGGATATGCGATCGTTCCCCCTCCCCTGGTCGACGCGTTCGCTGGTGCGCGCGCCCTCATCGATCGCCATTCGCCGGCGGTCGACCAGCACGTCCTCGCGAAGTACATGCGCGAAGGCCATTTCGAAGCCCACATCCGGCGCATTCGCGGCGCTTACGCAGAACGACGCGCCGCCCTGATCTCCGCCCTTGTCAAGGACCTACCGTCCTGGGCAACGCTGCAGCCGAGCGACCAGGGCATGCACCTGTTACTCTGGCTTCCGCCCGGCCTCGACGATGTCACGATTGCGGAGCAGGCGCACAAAGCGGGGCTGGTGGTGCGACCGATCTCGCCCATGTACCATGCCACCCCGCCTCGTGGCGGACTCATGCTCGGGTTCGGCGGCTTTTCGATTGCGGAGCTACAGTCCGCCGTCGTCCGCCTCAGAGGTGTCCTCGATGCATGCGTCGCAGCCACGGGGACGGCTCGCCCATCCAAGCCCGCGCCGCTGAAGGCGGTCAGATCGTGA
- a CDS encoding PdxA family protein yields the protein MVLSEDLPIVALVPGDCTGIGPEQTARILSDHRLADAARLVVVGDARVLEMGMAHAGVSLDIERIGSPSEASWVSGKIQLIDLGNTDPSRHPIGKASAESGRLTGETLSRAIDLAKDGAIDAITFAPLNKRAMFDGGWRYPDEHKMFADLLGHRTYFSEMNVLDGQWMSRVTGHQSLREALNDISPPRITDAVVLVDRMMRRSGVAAPRIAVAALNPHAGEGGLFGRDEIEMIKPTVEAIAKQGIVCSGPYPADTVYIRAFAGEFDSVVAMYHDQGQIATKLRGFNRGVTVTAGLETVFTTPSHGTAFDIVGKGVADTGALESAVRLAAQLASFKAREMSHAH from the coding sequence ATGGTTCTCAGTGAAGACTTGCCGATCGTGGCGCTGGTGCCCGGTGATTGCACCGGTATCGGTCCTGAGCAGACGGCGCGAATCCTCTCCGATCACCGGCTGGCCGATGCGGCGCGCCTCGTCGTGGTGGGCGATGCCCGCGTGCTGGAGATGGGAATGGCGCATGCCGGCGTGAGCCTCGATATCGAGCGGATCGGCTCCCCCAGCGAGGCTTCCTGGGTTTCCGGCAAGATCCAGCTGATCGATCTCGGCAACACCGACCCGTCGAGGCACCCGATCGGAAAGGCCAGCGCCGAGTCCGGGCGGCTCACCGGAGAGACGCTGTCGCGGGCGATCGATCTCGCCAAGGACGGCGCGATCGATGCCATCACCTTCGCGCCCTTGAACAAGCGGGCGATGTTCGACGGCGGCTGGAGGTACCCGGACGAGCACAAGATGTTCGCGGACCTGCTCGGGCACCGTACGTATTTTTCTGAAATGAACGTGTTGGATGGACAATGGATGTCGCGCGTCACCGGGCACCAGTCCCTGCGCGAGGCGCTGAACGACATCAGCCCGCCGCGGATCACCGATGCGGTGGTCCTCGTCGACAGGATGATGCGGAGATCCGGAGTCGCCGCGCCGCGGATCGCCGTGGCCGCACTGAATCCGCATGCCGGCGAGGGCGGCTTGTTCGGTCGCGACGAGATCGAGATGATCAAGCCGACGGTCGAGGCGATTGCGAAACAGGGCATTGTCTGCAGCGGTCCGTATCCGGCGGATACGGTTTACATTCGCGCGTTTGCCGGCGAGTTCGACAGCGTCGTCGCGATGTATCATGACCAGGGGCAGATCGCGACGAAGCTGCGCGGCTTCAATCGCGGAGTGACCGTCACGGCCGGCCTCGAGACCGTCTTCACCACGCCCTCGCACGGCACGGCGTTCGACATCGTCGGCAAGGGCGTCGCAGACACCGGCGCGCTCGAAAGCGCGGTCCGGCTCGCCGCGCAATTGGCCTCGTTCAAAGCCCGGGAGATGTCACATGCACACTGA